A single region of the Pontibacter kalidii genome encodes:
- a CDS encoding RagB/SusD family nutrient uptake outer membrane protein encodes MDREPLSDVTPENYLWSEADLAAYTIARYSFPTHGGWGPGTFGNDNHTDNQATSGYATRWVPGEWRVPQAGGSWNFNDIRQVNYFLETAVPRWKAGKITGSTNNISHYIGEGYFLRAYEYFGKVQAFGDFPIVKSTLPDQMDPLTQASKRRPRNEVARFIISDLDSAIMLLSTAPPGGKNRISQHAAQLFKSRVALHEATWLIYHRGTAQVPGGPGWPGQGKVENFNINIDEEINYFLTEAMEASAAVADVVPLVDNTKDNGYDSSTNPYFRMFSDQNLGKYDEVLLWRQYDPTQGISHNVNHYLNRNGGNTGYTRGFVDNFLMSNGLPIYAAGSGYQGDDFISDVKEDRDNRLQLFMKAPGELMYKDAKNQDGSPILIGKPDIIGLAETRDVTGYSVKKGMAYSFAESEGSSGATGSIVFRAVEAYLNYIEASYLKEGSINGKAEQYWRAIRERAGVNPDFMVTIAATDMNQEAKNDFAAYSAGQLLSDATLYNIRRERRTELMAEGMRYTDLKRWRALDQLKQNPYIVEGFKIWGPMQEWYVDEEGNSLLIEAETPGKTANVSKKSESPYLRPYRVNLSGSNLVKDGYRWANAHYLEPIAIQHFLITSQGGADGSVIYQNPGWPLQANAGATE; translated from the coding sequence TTGGACAGGGAACCCCTGTCTGACGTAACGCCTGAGAATTATTTGTGGAGCGAGGCAGACCTGGCAGCCTATACGATTGCCCGCTATAGTTTCCCGACCCACGGCGGCTGGGGGCCGGGCACATTCGGCAACGATAACCATACCGATAACCAGGCAACCAGTGGCTATGCCACCCGCTGGGTACCGGGAGAGTGGCGCGTGCCGCAAGCAGGAGGTAGCTGGAACTTTAATGACATACGCCAGGTCAACTATTTCCTGGAGACAGCAGTGCCCCGCTGGAAAGCTGGAAAGATCACTGGTAGCACCAATAATATTTCGCATTACATTGGAGAAGGGTATTTCCTGCGTGCATACGAATATTTTGGCAAGGTGCAGGCTTTCGGCGACTTTCCTATCGTGAAGAGCACGTTGCCGGACCAGATGGACCCACTGACGCAGGCCTCTAAGCGCAGACCGCGTAACGAGGTGGCGCGCTTCATCATCTCTGATCTGGATTCAGCCATTATGTTGCTGAGCACAGCGCCTCCGGGGGGTAAAAATCGCATCTCTCAGCACGCCGCGCAGCTCTTTAAATCGCGCGTTGCCCTGCACGAGGCTACTTGGCTGATCTACCACCGTGGAACCGCCCAAGTACCGGGTGGGCCAGGCTGGCCAGGCCAGGGCAAGGTAGAGAACTTCAATATCAATATTGATGAGGAGATCAACTACTTCCTGACCGAAGCGATGGAAGCTTCGGCTGCGGTAGCAGATGTAGTGCCGTTGGTAGACAACACCAAAGACAACGGCTATGACTCTTCAACTAACCCCTACTTTAGAATGTTCTCGGATCAGAATCTGGGTAAGTATGATGAAGTGCTGCTGTGGCGCCAGTATGACCCAACCCAGGGCATCAGCCACAACGTGAACCACTACCTGAACCGCAACGGCGGCAACACCGGATATACTAGAGGGTTTGTGGATAACTTCCTGATGAGCAACGGTCTGCCTATTTATGCGGCAGGCTCAGGCTATCAGGGGGATGACTTCATCTCAGATGTTAAAGAGGACCGCGACAACAGATTACAGCTGTTTATGAAGGCCCCGGGAGAGTTGATGTATAAGGATGCTAAAAACCAGGACGGTTCACCTATACTTATCGGTAAACCAGACATTATTGGATTGGCCGAGACACGTGACGTAACTGGTTATTCTGTGAAGAAAGGTATGGCCTACAGTTTCGCTGAGTCGGAAGGCAGCAGCGGAGCCACCGGCAGCATCGTGTTCCGAGCTGTGGAGGCTTACCTGAACTACATCGAAGCTTCTTACCTGAAGGAGGGAAGCATCAACGGCAAGGCAGAACAATACTGGAGAGCCATACGTGAGAGAGCGGGCGTTAATCCTGATTTTATGGTAACAATAGCTGCTACCGATATGAACCAGGAGGCTAAGAACGACTTTGCCGCCTACTCTGCCGGGCAGCTTCTTTCAGATGCAACGCTGTACAACATCCGCCGCGAGCGCCGAACTGAGTTGATGGCCGAAGGCATGCGCTACACCGACCTGAAGCGCTGGAGAGCGCTGGACCAGCTGAAGCAAAATCCATACATCGTGGAGGGCTTTAAGATCTGGGGGCCAATGCAGGAGTGGTATGTGGATGAGGAAGGCAATTCCCTGCTGATCGAAGCGGAAACCCCTGGTAAAACTGCCAACGTTTCCAAGAAGTCGGAGAGCCCGTACCTGCGTCCATACCGCGTGAACCTGTCCGGGTCTAACCTGGTGAAAGATGGTTACCGATGGGCGAATGCCCACTACCTGGAGCCGATCGCCATACAGCACTTCCTGATCACTTCTCAGGGCGGGGCAGACGGATCCGTGATTTACCAGAACCCGGGCTGGCCGCTGCAGGCTAACGCCGGCGCAACGGAGTAA
- a CDS encoding sulfatase, with product MMKHLLLLTVAFVGSFVASAQQPAKRPNIVIIVSDDHAFQAISAYGGNLMQTPNIDRIAKEGATFNKAYVTNSICGPSRAVILTGKYSHKNGFKDNENSHFDGSQNSFIKELGKGGYQTAWVGKWHLESDPQGFDYWKVLPGQGHYFNPDFINMDGSRERIEGYVSSVTEDVAEEWLDSRDKSKPFALVIGHKNTHRTWMPDLEDMGMFDDKTFPLPANFYDNYTNREAAQVQDMTIDETMIMGYDLKMFPDYDNIKDGNITRMNEAQKAKFKAYYQPIYEDLMARNLKGKELVEWKYQRYMRDYLATAASLDRSIGRTLDYLDANGLADNTIVIYMSDQGFYMGEHGWFDKRFMYEESFRTPMVMRYPGVVKPGTKSEHFVMNLDIAPTMLDAAGVAIPKDMQGESFLPLLTDKKAKGRDAMYYHYYENGEHSVSPHFGIKTDRYKLIRFYKRVEGWELYDLQKDTQEMHNLYGKKGYEKITAKLKKQLNGLLDKYEDDGAKALLAKEGGKL from the coding sequence ATGATGAAGCATTTACTCTTACTGACAGTGGCTTTTGTGGGAAGCTTCGTGGCTTCGGCACAGCAGCCGGCAAAGCGGCCAAACATCGTCATCATCGTGTCCGACGACCACGCGTTTCAGGCCATTAGTGCCTACGGCGGCAACCTGATGCAGACGCCCAACATCGACCGCATTGCCAAAGAAGGCGCTACCTTTAACAAGGCCTACGTCACCAACTCTATCTGCGGGCCGAGCCGCGCTGTGATCCTGACGGGCAAGTATAGCCACAAGAATGGCTTCAAGGACAACGAGAACTCTCACTTCGACGGCAGCCAGAACAGCTTCATCAAGGAGCTGGGCAAAGGCGGCTACCAAACTGCCTGGGTGGGTAAGTGGCACCTGGAAAGCGACCCGCAAGGCTTCGACTACTGGAAAGTACTTCCGGGCCAGGGACATTACTTTAACCCCGACTTCATTAACATGGACGGCAGCCGCGAGCGGATTGAAGGTTACGTGTCTTCCGTAACGGAGGACGTGGCCGAAGAGTGGCTCGACAGCCGCGACAAGAGCAAACCTTTTGCCCTGGTGATCGGCCACAAAAACACGCACCGCACCTGGATGCCGGACCTGGAGGATATGGGCATGTTCGACGACAAAACCTTTCCGCTGCCAGCCAACTTCTACGACAACTATACCAACCGCGAGGCTGCTCAGGTACAGGATATGACCATCGACGAGACCATGATCATGGGCTATGACCTGAAGATGTTCCCGGACTATGACAACATCAAGGACGGCAATATCACCCGCATGAATGAAGCGCAGAAGGCAAAATTTAAAGCCTACTACCAGCCGATCTACGAAGACCTGATGGCGCGCAACCTGAAGGGTAAGGAACTGGTGGAGTGGAAGTACCAGCGCTACATGCGCGATTACCTGGCCACCGCCGCCTCGCTCGACCGCAGCATCGGCCGCACGCTCGATTACCTGGATGCAAACGGCCTGGCCGACAATACCATCGTGATTTACATGTCGGATCAGGGCTTTTACATGGGGGAGCACGGCTGGTTCGACAAGCGCTTTATGTATGAGGAGTCGTTCCGCACGCCGATGGTGATGCGGTATCCTGGCGTAGTGAAGCCGGGTACTAAGTCAGAGCACTTCGTGATGAACCTGGACATCGCCCCGACCATGCTCGATGCTGCCGGCGTGGCTATTCCGAAAGACATGCAGGGCGAGTCGTTCCTGCCGTTGCTAACGGACAAGAAAGCGAAGGGTCGCGATGCGATGTACTACCACTACTATGAGAACGGCGAACATTCCGTGTCACCGCACTTCGGCATCAAGACTGATCGCTACAAGCTCATTCGTTTCTACAAGAGAGTGGAAGGGTGGGAGCTGTACGATTTGCAGAAGGACACGCAGGAGATGCACAACCTCTACGGCAAGAAAGGCTACGAGAAGATCACCGCCAAACTCAAAAAACAGCTCAACGGCCTGCTCGACAAGTATGAGGACGACGGCGCCAAGGCCTTGCTGGCCAAAGAGGGCGGGAAGCTTTAA
- a CDS encoding SusD/RagB family nutrient-binding outer membrane lipoprotein, whose amino-acid sequence MRNILKKSWVLMATGLMLTSCNDFEEINVNPVAASADQVQVEYFINNSIISAQMNPDVAERSFILYWKVAAHYQEGSTLSAGGYNDGWTSAYYNQVSGWLNAANTAIEVANGHINSGKTQPHTENLLQVARIWRAYLMSEMSDNFGPIPINAFQGENPEFSDEKTVYYFILDELRDASAKLDESVARPDRLKQLDPAYAYNWANWRRYANSLRLRLAMRLSEVDPAKAKAEFEAAAATNDLLLTLDETFKVKEKPGWDALSGVMSREWNAQYLSQTLFNTYFNLGGIETEEQLGEPFHDAIKPADWMGQRFENHFATLTNNPSAGYWFNGLPYAVDPRAYEAFAIPGDYTNPNYSNYPSWTTDARNPKRPLLDDAGNVIKEIDATYTWNSAGNGSWGAKGSKNRVYSYPGTIPRMSQEFRTSQSQRVFFGPWETYFLLAEAAVRGWNTPMSAEEAYEAGIKSSFDYWGVPMKGYLASEDYNRNGTSVSWAHTAEPSATYTMKYENGYTGATSEATIKYPVNHLYKDGAVKNDHLTKIITQKYIAQFPWLPLEAWSDHRRLGLPFFENPAVENPLPNLPSLTSANYMESRVEFFPQRLKYPSTLENTNPAGYEQAVSFLNGPDAVATPLWWAQKQ is encoded by the coding sequence ATGAGAAATATACTTAAAAAATCGTGGGTGCTGATGGCAACAGGCCTGATGCTTACCTCATGCAACGATTTCGAAGAAATCAACGTGAACCCCGTAGCGGCAAGTGCGGATCAGGTGCAGGTGGAGTACTTTATCAACAACTCCATCATTAGCGCGCAAATGAACCCAGACGTGGCCGAGCGATCATTTATACTTTACTGGAAAGTAGCTGCGCATTACCAGGAGGGCTCAACCCTTTCGGCAGGCGGCTACAACGACGGCTGGACCAGTGCTTACTATAACCAGGTTTCCGGTTGGCTGAACGCAGCCAACACTGCCATTGAGGTCGCCAACGGGCACATCAACTCGGGCAAAACGCAACCTCACACCGAGAACCTGCTGCAGGTAGCCCGTATCTGGAGAGCATACCTGATGAGCGAGATGTCTGACAACTTTGGCCCCATTCCGATCAATGCCTTCCAGGGCGAGAACCCGGAGTTCTCAGATGAAAAGACTGTTTACTACTTTATTCTGGATGAACTGAGGGATGCGAGTGCTAAGCTTGATGAGTCGGTGGCAAGACCCGATAGGCTTAAGCAATTGGACCCTGCCTATGCTTACAACTGGGCCAACTGGAGAAGGTATGCCAACTCGCTGCGCCTGCGCCTGGCCATGAGGCTCTCCGAGGTAGACCCAGCTAAGGCAAAGGCAGAGTTTGAGGCAGCTGCTGCAACCAACGACCTGCTACTGACCTTGGACGAAACCTTTAAGGTGAAGGAAAAACCGGGTTGGGACGCCCTGTCTGGCGTGATGAGCCGCGAGTGGAACGCGCAGTACCTGTCTCAGACACTGTTCAACACCTACTTCAACCTGGGTGGTATAGAGACGGAGGAGCAGCTCGGCGAGCCTTTCCATGATGCGATCAAACCTGCCGACTGGATGGGACAGCGATTTGAAAATCATTTCGCCACCTTGACGAACAATCCATCCGCTGGCTATTGGTTCAATGGTTTGCCATATGCCGTGGATCCCCGTGCTTATGAGGCCTTTGCCATCCCTGGCGACTATACAAACCCCAACTATAGTAACTATCCATCCTGGACAACGGATGCCAGAAACCCGAAGCGTCCGCTGCTGGATGATGCAGGCAACGTGATAAAAGAGATCGATGCCACGTACACCTGGAACTCAGCCGGCAACGGATCGTGGGGAGCCAAGGGATCGAAAAACAGGGTGTATTCTTACCCAGGCACTATCCCGCGTATGTCGCAGGAGTTTAGAACAAGCCAGAGCCAGCGTGTTTTCTTCGGGCCTTGGGAGACCTACTTCCTCCTCGCCGAAGCCGCTGTTCGTGGCTGGAATACACCAATGTCGGCCGAAGAGGCTTATGAGGCAGGTATTAAGAGCAGCTTTGATTATTGGGGCGTGCCAATGAAGGGTTACCTGGCTTCAGAGGATTATAACAGAAACGGCACCTCCGTAAGCTGGGCACACACCGCCGAACCTTCTGCCACTTATACTATGAAGTATGAGAACGGGTACACAGGTGCAACCAGTGAGGCTACTATCAAGTATCCGGTCAACCACCTGTACAAGGATGGTGCGGTTAAGAATGATCACCTGACTAAGATCATCACGCAGAAGTACATTGCGCAGTTCCCGTGGCTTCCATTGGAAGCCTGGAGTGACCATAGAAGACTGGGGCTACCTTTCTTTGAAAACCCAGCTGTGGAGAACCCGCTTCCGAACCTGCCATCCCTTACCTCCGCAAATTACATGGAGAGCCGGGTGGAGTTCTTCCCGCAGCGCCTGAAGTACCCATCCACCCTGGAGAATACAAACCCTGCTGGCTATGAGCAGGCTGTAAGCTTCCTGAACGGACCCGACGCTGTGGCAACCCCACTATGGTGGGCACAGAAACAGTAG
- a CDS encoding glycoside hydrolase family 16 protein yields MIQRLWVLLLILCAACTSMPQKATTSDWVLLWEDEFETDGAPDASKWSFSGRRSPDWACYCADNPSTTFVKDGQLYLRGILSEDPADTAKYQTACIQTKDKFAFRYGKVEVRAKLSKGKGSWPAIWLMPQDAKYGGWPHSGEIDIMEHLNYDSIVYQTLHSHHIDNLQQKTNPLYFATAPFKEGEFNTYGLEWYPDRLDFFINGQKTFSYPKLENADHVQWPFDEDFYIILDQALGGNWVGSIKDEDLPVQMVVDWVRVYQTSDQQQAKL; encoded by the coding sequence ATGATACAGAGACTCTGGGTTTTACTACTTATACTTTGCGCTGCCTGCACATCCATGCCGCAGAAAGCAACCACTTCTGACTGGGTGTTGCTCTGGGAAGATGAATTTGAAACCGACGGGGCACCGGATGCCTCTAAGTGGAGTTTCTCCGGCAGACGTTCCCCCGACTGGGCCTGCTACTGCGCCGATAATCCTTCTACAACTTTTGTCAAAGACGGGCAGTTATACCTGCGCGGCATCCTCAGCGAAGACCCTGCCGACACAGCCAAATATCAAACCGCTTGTATCCAGACCAAAGACAAATTTGCCTTCCGCTATGGTAAAGTGGAAGTAAGGGCCAAGCTCTCGAAAGGCAAAGGGTCCTGGCCAGCCATCTGGCTGATGCCGCAGGATGCCAAGTATGGCGGCTGGCCCCACAGTGGGGAAATAGACATTATGGAGCACCTTAACTACGACTCCATTGTATACCAGACCCTGCACAGCCACCACATCGATAATCTACAGCAGAAAACAAACCCCCTATACTTCGCCACAGCCCCTTTCAAGGAAGGCGAATTCAACACCTATGGTCTGGAGTGGTACCCCGACCGGCTCGACTTCTTCATCAACGGCCAAAAGACTTTCTCCTACCCTAAACTCGAGAACGCTGATCATGTGCAGTGGCCCTTCGATGAGGACTTTTACATCATCCTGGACCAGGCGCTGGGCGGCAACTGGGTAGGAAGTATAAAAGACGAAGACTTACCCGTACAGATGGTAGTGGATTGGGTGCGGGTCTACCAGACAAGTGATCAACAACAGGCTAAGCTATAG
- a CDS encoding SusC/RagA family TonB-linked outer membrane protein, whose translation MKKSTKLSTLLLLAASLGGPVSSEVWANSRISPEQLVRQNEGEANKATRQASAVQGKVTSENGEALPGVTVVLKGTSTGTTTGADGSFSLNVPNGTGTLVFSYIGYLPQEVSVDGKSTISVTLREDSKALDEVVVVGYGEQKKANLTGSVSTVSAEVLESRPVQNAGQALQGIIPGLNLQTTGLGGELNQPLNFNIRGAGTIGNTSSAPLVLIDGMEGNLNAINPQDIESVTVLKDAAASSIYGSRAPFGVILVTTKAGKAGKTRVGYSNNFRVSEPMGLPTMMDSHTFAMYFNEAAANGGESPKFSQEVLDRIKQYQRGEIDYATVPNANGDRYQYYTGSHGNTDWFKEHYKDQSFSQEHNVSLNGGTDNTQFYVSGGYLDQGGLTRHAGDEFQRYSFTGKINTTISKLAKFNYTARYVREDFTKATHQTDLFYHNVARRWPTVPARDPNGHWSDPSEIAQLREGGRVEDQKDWLYQQAQLTLTPAKGWNIVANGNYRIQNRNNHSDVLPAFGYDVAGEAFAIPVGWNSAGYTYVSEYAFKEDYFSSNIFSDYTFSINDSHNFKVLGGFNSELTKTRDLGGSRSGLITPLLPTINTATDNSKATAGGYQHWAIAGFFGRLNYNFKERYLLELNGRYDGSSRFIRDKRWNFFPSVSAGWNVANEDFWTFDDLIQTFKIRGSYGELGNQQTLNWYPFYTMQPVSVGNGSWMIDGQRPNLAHAPGIVSTLLTWERVTSWNAGFDVALLNNRLNLNFDYFQRKTYDMVGPAPELPVVLGTGVPSINNTDMESKGFEIEASWQDNIGEFNYGVRAVLADDYQVVTNYPNETGNLSQYYNGRKFGEIWGYTTIGIAKTQAEMDAHLEKVDQSAMGRNWGPGDIMYADLNGDGKVNSGAGTLDDPGDRSIIGNSAMRYRYSLDLTGDWKGFDMRVFFQGVGKRDYMPNGPYFWGVNGGMWQSAGFVEHMDFFRDENSPMVQAGVAGVNLDSYFPAPDFGYGGKNQQTQTRYLQNGAYLRLKNVQLGYSLPAHLTSKVGVSRVRLYVSGENLLTFTDMIDIFDPESVGLNGWNDGKTYPYARVLSFGLNLNF comes from the coding sequence ATGAAAAAATCTACAAAATTATCTACTCTGCTGCTGTTGGCTGCCTCTTTAGGCGGGCCGGTTAGCAGTGAGGTGTGGGCCAACTCCAGGATCAGTCCTGAGCAGTTGGTCCGGCAAAACGAGGGGGAAGCTAATAAGGCTACCCGGCAGGCAAGTGCCGTACAGGGAAAGGTAACTTCTGAAAATGGAGAGGCCCTTCCTGGTGTAACGGTTGTTTTAAAGGGAACCTCAACAGGTACTACGACAGGTGCTGATGGATCTTTCAGCCTGAATGTGCCGAATGGTACAGGTACGCTGGTTTTCTCCTATATCGGCTACCTGCCGCAGGAAGTTTCTGTTGATGGGAAGTCTACCATCAGTGTTACGCTTCGTGAGGATTCGAAAGCCCTGGATGAAGTGGTGGTGGTGGGCTACGGCGAGCAAAAGAAAGCTAACCTGACCGGTTCTGTTTCTACGGTAAGCGCAGAAGTGTTGGAGTCGCGGCCTGTGCAGAATGCTGGTCAGGCATTGCAAGGTATCATCCCAGGCCTAAACCTGCAGACGACAGGACTGGGCGGAGAACTGAACCAGCCGCTGAACTTTAATATCCGTGGTGCCGGTACGATTGGGAATACCTCTTCAGCTCCTTTGGTACTTATTGACGGCATGGAGGGCAACCTGAATGCCATCAATCCGCAGGATATCGAGTCGGTAACGGTGCTGAAGGATGCTGCGGCCTCTTCCATTTATGGTTCCCGCGCTCCTTTCGGTGTAATACTGGTAACGACTAAGGCAGGTAAGGCCGGTAAAACGCGCGTGGGCTATTCCAACAACTTCCGAGTTTCGGAGCCCATGGGGCTGCCCACTATGATGGACTCCCATACGTTTGCCATGTACTTTAACGAAGCAGCCGCCAACGGCGGTGAGTCTCCAAAGTTCTCGCAGGAGGTGCTCGATAGGATCAAGCAGTACCAGCGTGGCGAGATTGACTATGCTACCGTGCCAAATGCCAACGGCGACAGATACCAGTACTACACCGGTTCGCATGGCAACACGGACTGGTTCAAGGAGCATTACAAGGACCAATCTTTCTCGCAGGAGCATAACGTTAGCCTGAACGGCGGCACGGATAACACGCAGTTTTACGTATCGGGCGGCTACCTGGACCAGGGAGGCCTAACCCGCCACGCAGGGGATGAGTTCCAGCGATATAGCTTTACCGGTAAGATCAATACGACGATCTCCAAGCTTGCCAAGTTCAACTATACTGCCAGGTATGTGCGGGAGGACTTTACCAAAGCCACCCACCAGACAGACCTGTTCTACCACAACGTTGCCCGCCGCTGGCCTACGGTGCCTGCCAGAGATCCCAACGGGCACTGGTCTGACCCAAGCGAGATCGCTCAGCTAAGAGAAGGTGGCCGTGTGGAAGATCAGAAAGACTGGTTATATCAGCAGGCTCAGTTAACTTTAACCCCTGCTAAAGGCTGGAACATTGTTGCTAATGGTAACTATAGAATCCAGAACCGCAATAACCACAGCGACGTGTTGCCAGCCTTTGGTTACGATGTGGCCGGTGAGGCCTTTGCTATCCCTGTAGGTTGGAACTCGGCAGGCTACACCTATGTGTCTGAATATGCCTTTAAGGAGGATTATTTCAGCTCCAACATCTTCTCAGATTATACTTTCAGCATCAACGACAGCCACAACTTTAAGGTATTGGGCGGTTTCAACTCAGAGTTGACTAAGACCCGTGACCTGGGTGGCTCAAGAAGTGGCCTCATCACCCCTTTGCTGCCGACTATTAATACGGCTACTGACAATAGCAAGGCTACGGCAGGAGGATACCAGCACTGGGCCATCGCGGGCTTCTTTGGCCGTCTGAACTACAACTTCAAAGAGCGCTATCTGCTGGAACTGAACGGTCGCTACGATGGTAGCTCCCGCTTTATCAGAGACAAGCGCTGGAATTTCTTCCCGTCAGTTTCGGCTGGTTGGAATGTGGCCAATGAGGATTTCTGGACGTTTGATGATCTGATCCAAACCTTCAAGATCAGAGGTTCTTACGGCGAGTTGGGTAACCAGCAGACACTTAACTGGTACCCTTTTTATACTATGCAGCCTGTTAGCGTTGGCAACGGAAGCTGGATGATTGATGGCCAGAGGCCGAATTTGGCCCATGCACCAGGTATTGTAAGTACCCTGCTTACCTGGGAGAGAGTAACCAGCTGGAACGCAGGCTTTGACGTGGCACTGCTTAATAACCGCCTCAACCTGAACTTCGATTACTTCCAGCGCAAAACCTATGATATGGTGGGCCCGGCACCGGAGCTTCCTGTCGTACTGGGTACTGGTGTTCCTTCCATCAACAACACCGATATGGAGTCAAAAGGCTTTGAGATTGAAGCCAGCTGGCAGGATAATATTGGAGAATTCAACTACGGTGTGCGTGCTGTTCTGGCAGATGACTATCAAGTGGTCACAAACTATCCTAATGAGACTGGAAACCTGAGCCAATATTACAACGGCAGAAAATTTGGGGAAATCTGGGGCTACACTACTATAGGAATAGCGAAAACACAGGCAGAAATGGATGCACACCTGGAGAAAGTAGATCAGAGTGCCATGGGCCGCAACTGGGGGCCAGGCGACATCATGTATGCTGACTTGAACGGCGATGGAAAAGTGAATAGTGGTGCCGGAACACTGGATGACCCGGGAGACCGCAGTATCATCGGTAACAGCGCCATGAGATACCGCTATAGCTTGGACCTGACAGGCGACTGGAAAGGCTTTGACATGCGTGTCTTCTTCCAGGGTGTAGGAAAAAGAGACTACATGCCAAACGGCCCATACTTCTGGGGAGTGAACGGCGGCATGTGGCAGTCTGCGGGCTTTGTAGAGCACATGGACTTTTTCCGCGACGAGAACTCTCCAATGGTACAGGCTGGTGTGGCCGGTGTAAACCTGGATTCATACTTCCCTGCCCCAGACTTTGGGTACGGAGGCAAGAACCAGCAAACGCAGACCCGCTACCTGCAGAACGGAGCCTACCTGCGTCTGAAGAACGTGCAGTTGGGATACTCGCTGCCTGCACATCTTACTTCTAAGGTTGGTGTATCCCGTGTAAGACTTTACGTGTCTGGTGAGAACCTACTCACTTTCACGGACATGATCGATATTTTCGATCCGGAGTCTGTTGGCTTGAATGGTTGGAATGACGGTAAGACATATCCATACGCGCGCGTGCTCTCTTTCGGCCTTAACCTTAACTTCTAA
- a CDS encoding sulfatase family protein, translating into MSIRFLLLLAILSVASFTYAQQKPNVVLIYVDDLGYGDLSSYGATKVFTPNIDKLAEQGIRFTRGYATSATCTPSRYALMTGEYPWRKQGTGVLPGNAALIVPTDRVTLPGVFKKAGYKTAVVGKWHLGLGDAVEKNWNEDIKPGPNEVGFDYSFIFPATADRVPTVFIENHRVVGLDPADPILVNYREKVGSDPTGKENPELLKMKASPNHGHDNTIVNGIGRIGYLSGGTKARWTDEEVPLTFLQKAKDFIVENRKQPFFLFYSLTEPHVPRMPSTYFKGKSDLGYRGDVILQMDWAVGEIVKELELQGLTKNTLIVFTSDNGPVLDDGYEDEAVTKQNGHMPAGPLRGGKYSIFEAGTRVPWIVSWPGKIKAGESDALISQVDLLASFANLLRQPLASTDAPDSHNMLRALMGKSKQGRETLVQHASTLAVVKDNWKYIHPSNGPAYNKLTAIELGNSEQPQLYNLREDIGERHNLAAQYPEKVEEFAKLLQEIKQKGKSR; encoded by the coding sequence ATGAGTATACGATTCCTACTGTTGCTGGCTATACTTAGCGTGGCATCGTTTACCTATGCACAGCAAAAACCAAATGTGGTGCTAATTTACGTGGACGACCTGGGTTACGGCGACCTAAGCAGCTACGGAGCCACTAAAGTATTCACTCCAAACATAGATAAACTAGCCGAACAAGGTATCCGCTTTACCCGTGGATATGCCACCTCGGCCACCTGCACCCCCTCGCGCTATGCCCTTATGACAGGCGAGTACCCCTGGCGAAAACAGGGAACAGGCGTGCTGCCGGGCAATGCCGCGCTGATCGTGCCTACGGACAGGGTCACATTGCCGGGCGTGTTCAAAAAGGCTGGGTATAAGACCGCTGTCGTAGGGAAGTGGCACCTAGGCCTGGGTGATGCGGTGGAGAAGAACTGGAACGAGGATATTAAGCCTGGTCCCAACGAAGTAGGCTTCGACTACTCCTTTATTTTCCCGGCTACTGCCGATCGCGTGCCTACCGTTTTCATAGAAAACCACCGGGTAGTGGGCCTCGATCCGGCCGATCCGATACTGGTGAACTACCGGGAGAAAGTCGGCAGCGATCCTACGGGTAAGGAGAATCCGGAACTCCTGAAAATGAAGGCCTCGCCCAACCACGGGCACGATAATACCATTGTCAATGGCATTGGACGCATTGGCTACCTGAGCGGGGGCACCAAAGCCCGCTGGACGGATGAGGAAGTGCCGCTTACCTTTCTGCAGAAGGCCAAAGACTTTATCGTGGAGAATAGAAAGCAACCATTCTTCCTCTTTTACTCCCTCACCGAACCGCATGTGCCCCGCATGCCATCCACCTACTTCAAAGGCAAAAGCGACTTAGGCTATCGCGGGGACGTGATCCTGCAAATGGATTGGGCCGTGGGGGAAATCGTGAAAGAACTGGAGCTGCAGGGGCTTACCAAAAACACGCTTATCGTCTTTACCAGTGACAATGGACCTGTGCTGGATGACGGCTACGAGGACGAGGCCGTGACAAAGCAAAACGGACACATGCCGGCCGGGCCTTTGCGCGGCGGCAAGTATAGCATCTTTGAGGCAGGCACGCGTGTGCCCTGGATCGTGAGCTGGCCTGGCAAGATAAAAGCCGGAGAGTCGGATGCCCTGATCTCGCAGGTGGATCTGCTGGCTTCCTTTGCCAATCTGTTGCGCCAGCCGTTGGCATCAACAGATGCCCCTGATAGTCACAACATGCTGAGGGCGCTGATGGGCAAATCAAAGCAAGGCCGGGAAACACTGGTGCAACACGCCAGTACGTTGGCAGTTGTAAAAGACAATTGGAAGTATATACATCCAAGCAATGGCCCCGCCTATAACAAGCTGACTGCTATTGAGCTCGGAAATAGCGAGCAGCCGCAGCTCTACAACCTAAGGGAGGATATTGGGGAGCGGCATAACCTGGCTGCGCAATATCCGGAGAAAGTGGAGGAATTCGCTAAGCTATTGCAGGAAATCAAACAAAAAGGAAAAAGCAGGTAA